ATGATGATCACGTCCCTTGGGGTGGTGGATAGGAGCTTTGGCGAGGGCTGGCCGTCCATCCTGCTAGACACCCAGTGGTTGATTTGCTGGCTGCAGGTGACAAAGGGAACCAACAATGGAGGAGCTGCCAGTAGAGGCTCTGCATTGGATGCGCTCGGTCTAGATATCAACTCTCGTAACTTCTCACTGGCGAGGTTGTAGTGTCGGTATCCCGTCATCAGGACGTAGCTGACCGCCCCGACGTCAGGAGGAAACTCCTGGTTGACCATGTCGTAGCACATGCAGGCCGCAGAGACAGCCAGGATGGAGTGGAAGACGGTTTTACTGCGCAGCGCCAGAGTCGGCAGACATATCTGCAGGGCATGGAGATCCCGCGGGTTGTCTGTCAACGTGCGGCTGGTATGCTGCAGATAGTGGTGATAGAGCCCTGTGTCGGACGTGTCGAAGTTGAAGTGATGGCTGGGCTCGACATGAGGCGGTGGTGACAGCCGCGATGTCTCTCgcgatgaagacggcgatggcgataaTGCGCTTCGTGGACTGGGGGTTGGCAGAGACAAAGCACGCTCATCGCGCTGTTTAGGGGCCTCTCCCTGGGTTTCTCCCTGGGGTTGCGATGTGGGTGACGTTGGTGGATAGATGCATTTCTGCAGCATCAAGATACATCGCGAGCACGACGGCTTCATTTCATCACACTGGCCGGTTAGCTGGATCAGATAATACAAAGAGGCTGCACACCTTTATTCTCCGCCGCTTGCACTCTAAGCAGCCGTTTCGCGACTtgcgatggcggcggcggggtcTAAACTTAGACTGTTCTTCAGGAGTCACCATTgtgctgttggtgttgattaTTGCTGTGTTTGACATGAAGCTGAACGCCAGGACTCGGCTTTTAAGATGCGAGTCCAGGCCTTGGCCATGGTCAGCCCTGTGCTCAGCCGCGGGGGCTGAAGACTGGAATTTGGAATACTCTAATCGGACCGTGGAACTGGCAGCCAATTGGGCTTGTCTTGTGTGTGCAGAACAAGAGGGGGGTGGAATTAGGGCTAGCACAGCCCACTCAACTTCACCGTCAACGCCCCGGACCAGGGTCTCGACAATTAACCATCGTCAGCACTTGACAATGTAACATCGTAAATGCGCTGCCTGCATGAGCTGACAAGAACCGTTCTAGAGTCACGAGTCGACACTCAGGAACGGCAGTCTATTATAGCTCATGCAATATGTACATCGTCTCCATACCGCTCTTGACTCTCACCAAGTCATATGTTAGGTAGATGCCTGTATGTCATGATACATTCTTGCTTCTCTGGACCATTAAGCCACCTCGTATATCTCTTCACCGCTCTTCACGGCAAACAATACATCCTCATATTCTGAAGGAACACTAACTACTCCAATTCGCCCTATTAGGATATTGCCCAAGCTGTAGCAGTCACCTTCTCACTCCTCCACCCCATCTCAACAGAGTTCTGGTattccatcttcagccaGTAGATTAAAG
This genomic interval from Aspergillus puulaauensis MK2 DNA, chromosome 7, nearly complete sequence contains the following:
- a CDS encoding Zn(II)2Cys6 transcription factor (COG:S;~EggNog:ENOG410PQVC;~InterPro:IPR036864,IPR021858,IPR001138;~PFAM:PF00172;~go_function: GO:0000981 - DNA-binding transcription factor activity, RNA polymerase II-specific [Evidence IEA];~go_function: GO:0008270 - zinc ion binding [Evidence IEA];~go_process: GO:0006355 - regulation of transcription, DNA-templated [Evidence IEA]); its protein translation is MSNTAIINTNSTMVTPEEQSKFRPRRRHRKSRNGCLECKRRRIKCDEMKPSCSRCILMLQKCIYPPTSPTSQPQGETQGEAPKQRDERALSLPTPSPRSALSPSPSSSRETSRLSPPPHVEPSHHFNFDTSDTGLYHHYLQHTSRTLTDNPRDLHALQICLPTLALRSKTVFHSILAVSAACMCYDMVNQEFPPDVGAVSYVLMTGYRHYNLASEKLRELISRPSASNAEPLLAAPPLLVPFVTCSQQINHWVSSRMDGQPSPKLLSTTPRDVIIISRVIRATIHALEADTSPIASPHPINTEEIDSMDDTPSTPPSKPPPSHNHPMFHVISSTSKRAFSTLQNRIDSAIFYSSSPKSIPLRLRRGLHRPRNPPLGRLPSPRIPPSQPPTVHDNNPNPPPSPPLAPRIHSTPFNAFSDRTHDSSVPELLH